A region of Oncorhynchus masou masou isolate Uvic2021 chromosome 29, UVic_Omas_1.1, whole genome shotgun sequence DNA encodes the following proteins:
- the LOC135519715 gene encoding C-X-C chemokine receptor type 4-like, which yields MSTFYEVEHIFFDNTSYEESGDFDLELGLEEPCNRVGGDDFQRIFLPTVYGIIFLLGIVGNGLVVTVMGYQKKVKTMTDKYRLHLSVADLLLVFTLPFWAVDAASSWYFGGFLCTTVHVIYTINLYSSVLILAFISVDRYLAVVHATNSQTTRKRKLLAERWIYVAVWLPAAVLTVPDIVFATSLDGGSRTICQRIYPQKTSFYWMAGFRFQHILVGFVLPGLVILTCYCIIIAKLSQGAKGQVLKKKALKTTVILILCFFSCWLPYCVGIFLDTLMLLNVISHSCALEQSLQTWLLITEALAYFHCCLNPILYAFLGVKFKKSARDALTVSSRSSHKVLTKKRGAISSVSTESESSSVLCS from the exons ATGTCTACTTTTTACGAGGTCGAA CACATATTTTTTGACAACACCAGCTATGAAGAATCAGGGGATTTTGACTTGGAGTTGGGTTTAGAGGAGCCGTGCAACAGAGTCGGAGGTGACGATTTTCAAAGGATCTTCTTACCGACAGTTTATGGAATAATCTTTCTGCTTGGAATCGTCGGAAATGGACTGGTAGTGACAGTGATGGGCTACCAGAAAAAGGTCAAAACGATGACTGATAAATACAGGCTCCATCTTTCTGTGGCTGACCTCCTACTCGTCTTCACGCTACCTTTCTGGGCAGTGGATGCGGCCAGCAGTTGGTACTTTGGtggcttcctctgtaccactgtgcATGTGATCTACACCATCAACCTGTATAGCAGTGTTCTGATTCTGGCTTTCATCAGCGTGGACAGGTACCTGGCAGTGGTGCATGCCACCAACAGCCAAACCACCAGGAAGAGGAAGCTGCTTGCAGAGAGATGGATCTATGTGGCAGTATGGCTACCTGCTGCTGTTCTCACTGTGCCTGACATAGTGTTTGCCACATCTCTGGATGGAGGCTCCAGAACCATCTGCCAGCGCATCTACCCACAGAAGACTAGCTTCTACTGGATGGCTGGGTTCCGTTTCCAGCACATTCTGGTGGGCTTTGTCCTGCCTGGTTTGGTCATCCTCACCTGCTACTGCATCATCATTGCCAAGCTGTCCCAGGGAGCCAAGGGTCAAGTGTTGAAGAAGAAGGCTCTCAAGACCACCGTAATCCTCATCCTGTGCTTCTTCAGCTGCTGGCTGCCGTACTGTGTGGGGATCTTTCTGGACACCCTAATGTTGCTCAATGTGATCTCCCATAGCTGTGCCCTGGAGCAGAGTCTGCAGACCTGGCTCTTAATCACAGAGGCTCTGGCATACTTTCATTGCTGTCTCAACCCCATCCTTTATGCTTTCCTGGGCGTTAAGTTCAAGAAATCTGCCCGGGATGCACTGACTGTCAGCAGTAGGTCAAGTCATAAAGTACTGACTAAAAAAAGAGGAGCCATTTCATCTGTATCCACCGAATCCGAGTCTTCAAGTGTCTTGTGCAGTTAA